One window from the genome of Natrialba magadii ATCC 43099 encodes:
- a CDS encoding 5-formyltetrahydrofolate cyclo-ligase — protein MSDKRITGDDPGGQPSQADNDLSKDTIRERVWDELEDSGVARFPFPPHGRIPNFEDANSAAKRLAAQPEWEHATTIKANPDAPQLPVRRRALRDGKTVYMAVPRLRDEECVLKLDPAELDDYDAATTVSGSSTHGEQVGPEAVDKIDLIVSGSVGVRADPEFTPADGGRIGKGEGYSDLEFAVLFELGLVDADTPVATTIHERQLLTSAEAEGLEVGDHDVPMDLVVTPGRVVRPGGGEKPDGLDWECLSEERLAEIPVLERVRSDS, from the coding sequence GTGAGTGACAAACGGATCACCGGTGACGATCCAGGAGGACAGCCATCACAAGCTGACAACGACCTCTCGAAAGACACGATCCGCGAACGCGTCTGGGACGAACTCGAGGACAGCGGCGTCGCGCGGTTCCCGTTTCCACCGCACGGGCGGATTCCAAACTTCGAAGACGCGAACTCGGCAGCCAAGCGCCTGGCTGCCCAGCCGGAGTGGGAGCACGCGACGACGATCAAGGCGAATCCCGACGCGCCACAGCTCCCGGTTCGCCGTCGGGCGCTGCGCGACGGCAAGACCGTCTACATGGCAGTGCCACGGCTGCGCGACGAGGAGTGCGTCCTGAAACTCGATCCCGCCGAACTCGACGATTACGACGCGGCCACCACTGTTTCTGGCTCGTCGACACACGGCGAACAGGTCGGCCCCGAAGCAGTCGACAAAATCGACCTGATCGTCTCCGGGAGCGTCGGCGTTCGTGCCGATCCCGAGTTCACTCCCGCAGATGGCGGCCGAATCGGCAAGGGAGAAGGCTACAGCGACCTCGAGTTCGCCGTCCTCTTCGAACTTGGACTCGTCGACGCGGACACACCCGTCGCGACGACGATCCACGAGCGCCAACTCCTGACGAGCGCCGAGGCCGAGGGACTCGAGGTGGGCGACCACGACGTGCCGATGGATCTGGTCGTTACGCCAGGGCGGGTGGTGCGGCCAGGTGGTGGTGAGAAACCTGACGGACTCGACTGGGAGTGCCTCTCCGAGGAACGGCTCGCAGAAATTCCGGTACTCGAGCGCGTTCGGTCGGACTCCTGA
- a CDS encoding MogA/MoaB family molybdenum cofactor biosynthesis protein, with amino-acid sequence MNESSDSPLEPSPAGTAIESTTTETPDTLGIGLVTIADDRSLESDAAGKAIVSAFTEAGHEVVMREHVGREHDTVQSIVSRMIDRGDVDVVVTAGATSIEPDDITIEAVQPLIEKSLTTFSELFTHLSYEAHGSRVVGARTISGVTEGTLIFVLPGNADAAELAATEILVPESPNLVELARDGDDSEDTEKAAAASDDSTAAIESDEAAKPNGGEDV; translated from the coding sequence ATGAACGAGTCGAGCGATTCTCCGTTGGAGCCATCACCAGCCGGCACAGCCATCGAATCGACGACCACTGAGACACCCGACACGCTCGGCATCGGTCTCGTCACCATCGCCGACGACCGGTCACTCGAGTCCGACGCCGCTGGCAAGGCCATCGTGTCGGCGTTCACCGAGGCGGGCCACGAAGTGGTGATGCGAGAGCACGTCGGTCGCGAGCACGACACCGTCCAGTCGATCGTCTCGCGGATGATCGACCGTGGCGACGTGGATGTCGTCGTGACAGCAGGGGCGACGAGTATCGAACCCGACGATATCACGATCGAGGCGGTCCAGCCACTCATCGAAAAGTCGTTGACCACGTTCAGCGAACTCTTTACCCATCTCTCCTACGAGGCACACGGCAGTCGCGTCGTCGGCGCACGCACGATCAGCGGTGTCACCGAGGGGACGCTCATCTTCGTGCTTCCCGGCAATGCGGACGCAGCCGAACTCGCGGCGACAGAGATTCTCGTTCCAGAGAGCCCCAATCTCGTCGAACTCGCACGAGATGGAGACGACTCAGAAGACACCGAGAAGGCTGCTGCTGCGTCGGACGACTCCACAGCAGCTATCGAATCGGATGAGGCTGCCAAGCCGAACGGTGGTGAGGACGTGTGA
- a CDS encoding zinc-binding dehydrogenase yields MQAIKITAHGGTDGIEYGEYPDPEVGRNDVLVDVKAGALNHLDVWVRRGLPTLDLDLPHVPGSDAAGVVEAIGEDVSRFEPGDRVAVTAGVNCGHCEFCRSGDPTLCVNFHLLGEHVTGVHSEYAAVPEDNLIPVPEHVDWITAGASSLVFQTAWRMLIDRADIEAGEKVLVLGASGGVGHAALQIADYAGAEVYATGSTEGKLQYAREHGADHVVNYEEQNFAEWVRSETGNRGVDVVVDYIGAGTWRDSIKSLAKNGRLVTCGGTAGGNPETDIPRIFWNQLQIIGSTMGSPGQVDDVMELVWDGTFTPAIREVLPMSETARAHEIIEGREGFGKVVVRPDSEL; encoded by the coding sequence ATGCAGGCGATCAAGATCACCGCACACGGCGGAACCGACGGCATCGAGTACGGCGAGTACCCCGACCCCGAGGTGGGTCGCAACGACGTGCTCGTCGACGTCAAAGCCGGCGCGCTCAACCACCTCGACGTGTGGGTTCGACGCGGCCTGCCGACGCTCGATCTCGACCTGCCCCACGTCCCCGGGAGCGACGCTGCGGGTGTCGTCGAAGCCATCGGAGAAGACGTTTCCCGCTTCGAACCCGGCGACCGCGTCGCGGTGACCGCGGGCGTCAACTGCGGCCACTGCGAGTTCTGTCGCAGCGGCGACCCGACGCTGTGCGTGAACTTCCACCTCCTCGGTGAGCACGTCACCGGCGTCCACTCCGAGTACGCCGCCGTTCCCGAGGACAACCTGATTCCCGTTCCCGAGCACGTCGACTGGATCACCGCAGGGGCGTCCTCGCTCGTCTTCCAGACTGCCTGGCGGATGCTGATCGACCGCGCAGACATCGAGGCCGGCGAAAAGGTGCTCGTCCTTGGCGCGAGCGGCGGCGTCGGCCACGCCGCCCTCCAGATTGCAGACTACGCCGGTGCAGAGGTGTACGCGACGGGCAGCACCGAGGGCAAACTCCAGTATGCCCGCGAGCACGGTGCAGACCACGTCGTCAACTACGAAGAGCAGAACTTCGCAGAGTGGGTTCGCAGCGAAACCGGCAACCGCGGCGTCGACGTCGTCGTCGACTACATCGGCGCGGGCACCTGGCGCGACTCGATTAAGAGCCTCGCGAAGAACGGCCGTCTCGTCACCTGCGGCGGCACGGCCGGCGGCAACCCGGAAACGGACATCCCACGTATCTTCTGGAACCAGCTCCAGATCATCGGTTCGACGATGGGGTCGCCCGGCCAGGTCGACGACGTGATGGAACTCGTCTGGGATGGGACGTTCACGCCCGCAATCCGCGAGGTACTGCCGATGAGCGAAACCGCCCGCGCCCACGAAATTATCGAGGGCCGGGAAGGGTTCGGTAAGGTGGTCGTGCGTCCGGATAGCGAACTCTAA
- a CDS encoding DUF7853 family protein — protein sequence MSTPPSETEYHDVTLSREEEWVVHHSLVHRVDDALDEDSSPPSWTLSLVETVESNDDTEQFTTAQIRRLTTLLTEYVDREETPARDVEHGRAAIDRLDGVLESRG from the coding sequence ATGAGTACCCCACCATCGGAAACCGAATACCACGACGTCACGCTCTCCAGAGAAGAAGAATGGGTCGTCCACCACTCGCTCGTCCACCGAGTCGACGACGCGCTCGACGAGGACTCATCACCACCATCCTGGACACTCTCCCTGGTCGAAACGGTCGAATCGAACGACGACACAGAACAGTTCACCACGGCACAGATTCGACGACTCACGACGCTGTTGACCGAGTATGTCGACCGCGAGGAGACGCCGGCGCGAGACGTCGAACACGGTCGCGCTGCCATCGACCGGCTGGACGGGGTACTCGAGTCCCGTGGATAG
- a CDS encoding NUDIX hydrolase produces the protein MSTPGAPAEDHEHDDTDQEHEHEHEPEHKNARQNVIAVDEDDTALESVNRLEAHTGEGIRHRAFTALVFDEDDNVLLAQRAPEKRLWGTYWDGTVASHPVEGQRQTEATRQRLEEELGIMPDQYDDLRVTDRFEYKRYFENAGVEHEVCAVLKLTLADVTLDPNEEEVAGLLWVPYKRLADNPEWYRQLRLCPWFEIAMRRDVQTDVDAQTKAGLE, from the coding sequence ATGAGCACACCTGGCGCGCCGGCCGAGGATCACGAACACGACGACACCGACCAGGAACACGAGCACGAGCACGAGCCCGAGCACAAGAACGCTCGCCAGAACGTCATCGCCGTCGACGAAGACGACACCGCACTCGAGTCCGTCAACCGGCTCGAGGCCCACACGGGCGAGGGCATTCGCCACCGCGCGTTCACCGCGCTCGTGTTCGACGAGGACGACAACGTACTCCTGGCACAACGGGCACCCGAAAAGCGTCTCTGGGGGACCTACTGGGACGGGACCGTCGCCTCTCACCCCGTCGAGGGACAGCGCCAGACGGAGGCGACTCGCCAGCGACTCGAGGAGGAACTCGGGATCATGCCCGATCAGTACGACGACCTGCGGGTCACTGACCGCTTCGAGTACAAGCGCTACTTCGAGAACGCGGGTGTCGAACACGAGGTCTGTGCCGTGTTGAAACTCACCCTGGCCGACGTCACGCTCGACCCGAACGAGGAGGAGGTCGCAGGGCTACTGTGGGTCCCCTACAAGCGTCTGGCCGACAATCCCGAGTGGTACCGACAGCTCAGACTCTGTCCGTGGTTCGAAATCGCGATGCGACGCGATGTGCAGACTGACGTTGATGCGCAGACGAAGGCAGGACTCGAGTAG
- a CDS encoding PHP-associated domain-containing protein, with translation MYTVDLHAHTRFFHGRRSVGDRFDPFGTRVLTRMAHRNGLDGVATTNHDYYTPVESAAVATIPGIEVSTTHGHVLVVGPNPPRETVPLEYTPREVVELAHERDCAAIVAHPYRDSEVLSERFADVPFDAIEINGKHPRTRPLVESLATEWEVPIVAGSDAHVPFEVGRAYTMIDAPTLTPAAVVEAIREGRVQPCVANGPLNAALREGYRWLHERKHPDDVLAESPGALKRRAMEQMESDDVSAWDLPR, from the coding sequence ATGTACACCGTGGATCTCCACGCACACACCCGGTTCTTCCACGGCCGGCGATCGGTCGGCGACCGGTTCGATCCGTTCGGCACGCGTGTACTTACGAGGATGGCCCACAGGAACGGTCTGGACGGTGTCGCGACGACCAATCACGACTACTACACGCCAGTCGAGTCCGCAGCCGTCGCCACGATCCCCGGCATCGAAGTATCGACCACCCACGGACACGTCCTCGTCGTCGGTCCCAACCCGCCGCGCGAGACGGTGCCACTCGAGTACACGCCGAGAGAGGTCGTCGAGCTGGCACACGAGCGCGACTGTGCGGCGATCGTCGCCCATCCATACCGCGACAGCGAGGTGTTGAGCGAGCGATTTGCGGACGTGCCGTTCGACGCAATCGAGATCAACGGAAAGCACCCGCGCACGCGGCCGCTCGTCGAATCGCTGGCGACGGAGTGGGAGGTACCGATCGTCGCAGGCAGTGACGCACACGTTCCGTTCGAAGTGGGACGGGCGTACACGATGATCGATGCACCAACGCTCACCCCGGCAGCGGTCGTCGAGGCGATTCGTGAGGGACGGGTACAGCCGTGTGTCGCGAACGGACCGCTCAATGCAGCGCTTCGCGAGGGATACCGATGGCTCCACGAACGAAAGCACCCGGACGACGTGCTGGCCGAGTCCCCGGGGGCGCTCAAGCGACGCGCGATGGAGCAGATGGAGTCGGATGACGTATCGGCCTGGGATCTCCCTCGTTAA
- a CDS encoding GNAT family N-acetyltransferase, whose amino-acid sequence MSSQATASTHSSRSETTDSETGLTVAAVDTIREIDRDRWNEVVERADLGTVFHRYEWLAAVELGIGHPARHLLVEKDSNLIGVVPNFVVPIPKTPFSRLTSIYPGFGGPLLTTDVDDSLSLVLETIPDCCSRRTIVHGIRACNTNFLRYDGALSGAGYESNRVGGRFVLPLSNGYDAVFDGMDSSKRRAIRRGRETDHDIVEAELTHQELTRFYERYRQHMASVGGHVYPRAFFEQLREMEDRILLAQLYVEGEYAGGFLELLNDERNTVHGFFAAIPPAYFEYYASERLYDYVFQWAIENGYEAYDFGGGGADFRDGAFTFKEEFGGELVPNVYWERGTNPVWPLVRRGRSLYQRFDGV is encoded by the coding sequence ATGTCCTCACAAGCGACAGCCAGCACTCACTCGAGTCGATCCGAGACGACCGACTCGGAAACGGGGCTCACGGTTGCCGCCGTCGATACGATCCGGGAAATCGATCGCGATCGCTGGAACGAGGTGGTCGAACGCGCCGACCTCGGGACGGTATTTCACCGCTACGAGTGGCTTGCGGCGGTCGAACTGGGGATCGGACACCCAGCGAGACACCTGCTGGTCGAAAAGGACTCGAACCTCATCGGCGTCGTCCCGAACTTCGTCGTGCCGATCCCGAAGACGCCATTTTCCCGGCTAACCTCGATCTATCCCGGCTTCGGCGGCCCGTTACTGACGACCGACGTCGACGACTCACTCTCACTCGTACTCGAGACGATCCCAGACTGCTGTTCGCGGCGGACGATCGTGCACGGAATCCGTGCCTGCAACACGAACTTTCTCCGGTACGACGGCGCGCTGTCTGGGGCTGGCTACGAATCGAATCGCGTCGGCGGGCGATTCGTATTGCCGCTTTCGAACGGCTACGATGCGGTGTTCGATGGGATGGATAGCTCGAAGCGCCGGGCGATCAGACGGGGGCGAGAGACCGACCACGATATCGTCGAGGCGGAGCTCACGCACCAGGAACTGACGCGCTTCTACGAGCGGTACCGCCAGCATATGGCGAGCGTCGGCGGGCACGTCTATCCCCGCGCGTTCTTCGAGCAGTTGCGGGAGATGGAAGACCGCATCCTGCTCGCACAGCTCTACGTCGAGGGTGAGTACGCCGGCGGCTTCCTCGAACTCCTCAACGACGAGCGAAACACCGTTCACGGCTTCTTCGCGGCGATTCCGCCGGCGTACTTCGAGTACTACGCCTCCGAACGGCTCTACGACTACGTGTTTCAGTGGGCGATCGAAAACGGCTACGAGGCGTACGATTTCGGCGGCGGTGGCGCGGACTTCCGGGACGGTGCGTTCACCTTCAAAGAGGAGTTCGGCGGCGAGCTCGTTCCGAACGTCTACTGGGAGCGTGGCACGAATCCAGTCTGGCCGCTCGTCCGTCGAGGGCGGTCGCTCTATCAGCGCTTCGACGGCGTCTGA
- a CDS encoding Lrp/AsnC family transcriptional regulator, translating into MDELDRSILNILRRDSRTPYTEIADEVGTSEGTVRNRVERMMDNDVIERFTISTHTGNVKAMLEISVAVDVDTKGISERMAEWEEVDFVWMVSGEQDVVLVVDAADTRGVNDLITKARDQEEVVSTKTRLILDEQLG; encoded by the coding sequence ATGGACGAACTCGACCGATCGATCCTCAATATCCTGCGCCGAGATTCCCGAACGCCGTACACGGAAATCGCAGACGAGGTCGGGACGAGCGAGGGAACGGTGCGCAACCGCGTCGAACGGATGATGGACAACGACGTCATCGAACGCTTTACCATTTCGACGCACACGGGCAACGTGAAGGCGATGCTCGAGATCAGCGTCGCGGTCGACGTCGACACGAAGGGCATCTCCGAACGGATGGCCGAATGGGAGGAAGTCGACTTCGTCTGGATGGTCTCGGGCGAACAGGACGTCGTCCTCGTGGTCGACGCCGCGGACACGCGCGGGGTGAACGATCTAATCACGAAGGCGCGCGACCAGGAGGAAGTCGTCAGCACGAAAACGCGGCTGATTCTCGACGAACAGCTCGGCTGA
- the carA gene encoding glutamine-hydrolyzing carbamoyl-phosphate synthase small subunit — protein MTAAYVALEGGHVLEGRGRASGTARGEVVFTTAYTGYEESLTDPSYEEQILTFSYPLIGNYGVREERFEDDRVHPRAVLAKELTEEVADWLETEGVPAVDHLDTRDVVTDIRDGGAMKCGIAVGEDVTEEDALEQLEQCKAMSDHTDIGAQVSVDEPTVYGVDNDGETVALVDCGAKGSIVDSLLARDATVHVLPYDAAVSDVEAADPDLLFISNGPGDPTNYEQAIALVEAFVEDTPVAGICLGQQIVAEALGGTTAKMDFGHRGVNQPVLDLDSGQVVMTTQNHGYTVDEPGDYLEVTQINVNDDTPEGLDGVDHDIITRQYHPEANPGPEDTLDFFDNVLEMAENTPQRAVPADD, from the coding sequence ATGACAGCAGCCTACGTTGCGCTGGAGGGCGGGCACGTACTCGAGGGACGTGGTCGTGCTTCAGGAACGGCTCGCGGTGAGGTGGTTTTCACTACCGCATACACCGGCTACGAGGAGAGCCTGACCGATCCATCCTACGAGGAACAGATTCTCACCTTCTCTTACCCACTGATCGGCAACTACGGCGTGCGAGAAGAACGGTTCGAGGACGACCGCGTCCACCCACGCGCCGTGCTCGCGAAGGAACTCACCGAAGAGGTCGCCGACTGGCTCGAGACGGAGGGCGTGCCAGCAGTCGACCACCTCGACACGCGAGACGTCGTCACCGACATCCGCGACGGCGGCGCGATGAAGTGCGGTATCGCCGTTGGCGAGGACGTGACCGAGGAAGATGCACTCGAGCAACTCGAGCAGTGCAAGGCGATGAGCGACCACACCGACATCGGCGCACAGGTCAGCGTCGACGAACCCACCGTCTACGGTGTGGACAACGACGGCGAAACCGTCGCGCTCGTCGACTGCGGCGCGAAGGGGTCGATCGTCGACTCGCTGCTCGCCCGCGACGCGACGGTTCACGTGCTGCCCTACGACGCAGCCGTGAGCGATGTCGAAGCCGCCGATCCGGACCTTCTGTTCATCTCGAACGGCCCCGGCGACCCAACGAACTATGAGCAGGCAATCGCGCTCGTCGAGGCGTTCGTCGAGGACACGCCCGTCGCCGGCATCTGTCTCGGCCAGCAGATTGTCGCCGAAGCGCTCGGTGGCACGACGGCCAAGATGGACTTCGGCCACCGCGGCGTCAACCAGCCGGTGCTCGACCTCGACTCCGGTCAGGTCGTCATGACGACCCAGAACCACGGCTACACCGTCGACGAACCCGGCGACTACCTCGAAGTCACCCAGATCAACGTCAACGACGACACGCCGGAAGGACTCGACGGCGTCGACCACGATATCATCACCCGCCAGTACCACCCCGAAGCGAACCCCGGTCCGGAGGACACCCTCGACTTCTTCGACAACGTCCTCGAGATGGCCGAAAACACGCCCCAGCGAGCGGTTCCGGCAGACGATTGA
- a CDS encoding SIMPL domain-containing protein, giving the protein MDRRQFLAASTVGVAATTAGCLGNALSSTDDPAQAGEDADTTNTDNTITVTADGEVETEPDRATMSLGVESVDESADAVSDDLATRSEQLREAFDDLGIPEDNVEEGRYSVRPSPAARREDGVEEFVGTHSYQVTLDDVERVGEVIDAAVDAGADDVGRVNFTVRDETRSELRKDAIDDALATADEEAEHIASNRGVELTGTTAVTTSDVRVSTVRHDVAYETDDAADAAPETEIDADPVSVTASATVEYGFSDDGA; this is encoded by the coding sequence ATGGACAGACGACAGTTCCTCGCGGCATCGACCGTCGGTGTCGCAGCGACGACGGCAGGATGTCTCGGCAACGCGCTCTCGAGTACGGACGATCCCGCGCAGGCGGGCGAAGATGCGGACACGACAAATACAGACAACACGATCACCGTTACTGCCGACGGCGAGGTCGAAACGGAGCCCGACCGGGCGACGATGAGTCTCGGTGTCGAGAGTGTCGACGAGTCAGCCGACGCGGTGAGCGACGATCTGGCGACTCGCTCGGAGCAGCTCCGGGAGGCGTTCGACGACCTGGGGATTCCCGAAGACAACGTCGAAGAGGGACGGTACAGCGTCCGCCCCTCGCCGGCGGCGAGACGCGAGGATGGGGTCGAGGAGTTCGTCGGAACCCACTCCTATCAGGTGACACTCGACGACGTCGAGCGCGTCGGCGAAGTGATCGACGCCGCGGTCGACGCCGGCGCTGACGACGTTGGTCGAGTGAACTTCACGGTTCGGGACGAGACCCGTTCCGAACTTCGAAAGGATGCAATCGACGATGCACTGGCGACTGCCGACGAGGAGGCCGAGCACATCGCCTCGAATCGCGGCGTCGAACTCACCGGCACGACGGCGGTGACGACGAGTGACGTGCGGGTGAGTACGGTTCGCCACGACGTGGCCTACGAGACGGATGACGCTGCTGACGCCGCACCCGAGACCGAGATCGATGCGGATCCGGTGAGCGTCACGGCGAGCGCGACGGTTGAGTACGGGTTCTCAGACGACGGGGCATAG
- a CDS encoding universal stress protein — MGVRLPQVAISAVSHVLERHGAFLPVDGECRLDRMADRLLVPIANPETADRLLDTAVDLAHDRNLELVVLSVVTVPMQLSLEHARDTLDIEDEEALLADVVERARGYGVDATGRIRFGRDIADGICHVAAELDAAAVLVGWRGRPQRRDVVLGSHIDTVLATAPCDVLVKRIDRTVTDVDSILVPVAGGPNTEFAAETAGALARAHDARVELLTVVPTRDDEQLAGARGMLTETSSSLGVVDSVTETVLEGDVTETILEQADAHDVVVIGAAESGLLRSVLVGDVSETVGREAESAVIMAKRHQGVSKTVWRRVRDRLR; from the coding sequence GTGGGTGTTCGGCTGCCACAGGTGGCGATTAGCGCCGTCTCGCACGTGCTGGAACGCCACGGAGCGTTCTTGCCGGTCGACGGTGAGTGTCGACTCGACCGTATGGCTGACAGGCTGCTCGTTCCCATCGCGAACCCCGAAACCGCCGACCGACTGCTCGATACTGCCGTCGACCTCGCACACGACCGCAACTTGGAACTCGTCGTCCTGTCGGTTGTCACCGTTCCGATGCAGTTGTCACTCGAGCACGCCCGCGACACGCTCGACATCGAGGACGAAGAGGCGCTGCTCGCGGACGTGGTCGAGCGGGCGCGCGGCTACGGCGTGGACGCAACCGGCCGGATTCGATTCGGTCGTGATATCGCGGACGGAATCTGCCATGTCGCCGCGGAACTCGACGCCGCCGCAGTGCTGGTCGGCTGGCGCGGCCGACCACAGCGTCGTGACGTCGTACTCGGAAGTCACATCGACACGGTCCTGGCCACTGCGCCGTGTGACGTGCTGGTAAAGCGCATCGACCGAACCGTGACCGACGTCGATTCGATCCTCGTTCCCGTCGCTGGCGGCCCGAACACCGAATTTGCGGCCGAAACCGCTGGCGCACTCGCTCGCGCCCACGATGCACGAGTCGAACTGCTGACGGTGGTGCCAACGCGAGACGACGAGCAACTGGCCGGTGCGCGCGGGATGCTCACCGAAACGAGTTCGTCGCTCGGCGTCGTCGACTCGGTGACGGAGACGGTACTCGAGGGCGACGTAACCGAGACGATTCTGGAGCAGGCCGACGCACACGACGTGGTGGTTATCGGTGCCGCGGAGAGCGGCCTCCTCAGGAGCGTGCTCGTCGGTGACGTTTCCGAGACGGTGGGCCGAGAGGCCGAGAGTGCGGTCATTATGGCGAAACGCCACCAGGGTGTGTCGAAGACGGTGTGGCGGCGGGTTCGTGACCGGCTCCGGTAG
- the purH gene encoding bifunctional phosphoribosylaminoimidazolecarboxamide formyltransferase/IMP cyclohydrolase: MTRIAGMAGNRGRNLLNIADRRPGGAELAVVLATSADAPVLESAEERGIPTEVVPLADDMSRTEHEEAVLEALSDYEFDLVCLDGYMRILSSTFLDAAPTTLNVHPSLLPSFPGMDAWGDALEAGVSVTGCTVHVVTDATDGDGEVVESEVDGGPIVTQEPIPIYEGDDPERLKERVLYEGEFRAYPRAVQWFAEGAVDVDIEAGDVRVEDDVAGVDDADNDGSEGPRASDSRAAKPRDGLPGRRLVSSDRLDTLRYGENPHQDAAVYADYTCDEASVVHADQLNEGAKALSYNNYNDADGALNLIKEFDEPAAAVIKHTNPAGCATADSLAAAYEKALSTDPMSAFGGIVALNRECDAATAEQIIDSFKEVVVAPGYTDDALDVLFEKENLRVLDVGELGERTERFTEKPLVGGRLVQERDLQSISTDDLEVVTEREPTEDELESMVFAWQTLKHVKSNGILFADGTETVGIGMGQVSRVDAVRLAAMKADEHAEGKDAEGAVMASDAFFPFPDGIEEAADAGIEAVVQPGGSVNDDDVIEAADEHGIAMAFTGQRSFRHD; this comes from the coding sequence ATGACGCGAATCGCCGGGATGGCCGGCAACCGAGGGCGCAACCTGTTGAACATCGCCGACCGCCGACCGGGCGGTGCGGAACTGGCCGTCGTGCTTGCAACCAGTGCAGACGCACCGGTACTCGAGTCCGCCGAAGAGCGCGGGATTCCGACCGAGGTCGTCCCGCTCGCAGACGACATGAGCCGAACGGAACACGAGGAGGCAGTCCTCGAGGCCCTGTCTGACTACGAGTTCGATCTGGTCTGCCTCGACGGCTACATGCGCATCCTCTCGAGTACGTTCCTCGACGCAGCGCCGACGACGCTGAATGTGCACCCGTCGCTGCTGCCGTCGTTCCCGGGGATGGACGCCTGGGGCGACGCACTCGAGGCGGGCGTCTCGGTGACGGGCTGTACGGTCCACGTGGTTACCGACGCGACCGACGGAGACGGCGAGGTCGTCGAGAGCGAGGTCGACGGCGGGCCAATCGTTACCCAGGAACCGATTCCGATCTACGAAGGCGACGACCCGGAGCGTCTGAAGGAGCGTGTGCTCTACGAGGGTGAGTTCCGCGCGTACCCGCGAGCGGTGCAGTGGTTCGCCGAGGGGGCGGTCGACGTCGATATCGAGGCGGGCGACGTACGTGTCGAGGACGACGTGGCGGGCGTCGACGACGCGGACAACGATGGAAGCGAGGGGCCACGCGCCTCGGACAGTCGAGCTGCGAAGCCGCGAGACGGCCTGCCCGGTCGCCGACTCGTCTCGAGCGACCGACTCGATACCCTCCGCTACGGAGAGAACCCACACCAGGACGCCGCCGTCTACGCGGACTACACCTGCGACGAGGCGAGTGTCGTCCACGCCGACCAGTTGAACGAGGGCGCGAAGGCCCTCTCGTACAACAACTACAACGACGCCGACGGCGCGCTCAACCTGATCAAGGAGTTCGACGAGCCCGCTGCCGCGGTGATCAAGCACACGAACCCGGCCGGCTGCGCCACGGCCGACTCCCTCGCCGCAGCCTACGAGAAGGCCCTCTCCACGGACCCGATGAGCGCCTTCGGCGGCATCGTCGCGCTCAACCGCGAGTGTGACGCCGCCACCGCCGAGCAGATCATCGACTCGTTCAAGGAGGTCGTCGTCGCCCCGGGTTACACCGACGACGCACTCGACGTACTCTTCGAGAAGGAGAACCTGCGCGTTCTGGACGTTGGTGAATTGGGTGAGCGCACGGAGCGATTCACCGAGAAGCCGCTCGTCGGCGGTCGACTCGTCCAGGAACGCGACCTGCAGTCGATCTCGACCGACGACCTCGAGGTCGTGACTGAGCGTGAACCAACTGAGGACGAACTCGAGTCCATGGTGTTTGCGTGGCAGACGCTAAAGCACGTGAAGTCGAACGGGATTCTCTTCGCGGACGGGACGGAGACGGTCGGCATCGGGATGGGACAGGTGTCCCGCGTCGATGCAGTCCGCCTCGCGGCGATGAAGGCGGACGAACACGCCGAAGGCAAGGACGCCGAGGGCGCGGTCATGGCCTCGGATGCGTTCTTCCCGTTCCCGGACGGCATCGAGGAGGCCGCCGACGCGGGCATTGAAGCTGTCGTCCAGCCCGGTGGCTCGGTCAACGACGACGACGTGATCGAGGCGGCGGACGAGCACGGCATCGCGATGGCGTTTACGGGGCAGCGGTCGTTCCGACACGACTGA